In one Nocardioides luteus genomic region, the following are encoded:
- a CDS encoding glycosyltransferase: protein MSDLARVAVVVVSYGDPALLERHTTRVAAALRPARIVVVDNHSTDAHRAAVRALCEREGWTGVFPGTNTGFGAGCNLGAAAALAAGAEVLLFLNPDATIDAESAVRLVAAVEAEPLLLAGPTVLGPDGSVASAGLDLDLDTGTMRPWRRRAEHPGADTLPWVTGACFAVTRELWERLAGFDERYFLYWEDVDLCARVRAFGGRVAVVDGATAIHSGGGTQRAEGSRAKSPAYYYFNIRNRALFARTWLSQEQERAWRRGAVGAAYEILMRGGRRQLLHPVRPVSAVLQGLRDGRRDRPVRVMESVRELRATTNPYIVQLVETLGQRDDTDVLLFSFRRALAGRYDVFHVHWPELLMTSASTRLRRLARRLLTAAFVARLWLTRTPVVRTWHNLARPDGLSRWDHRLLDALERRTRHIIRLTEQTAPPLEVPTSTILHAHYRDWFERIEPAAEVTPNPRRALYFGLIKPYKGVEQLLEAVADSPEADLDVRLVGSPADPTLADRVRAAVSADPRISAELSYADDATLAAEIAAAALVVLPYKAMHNSGALLLALSLDTPVLAPDNEVNRRLAEEVGEGWLHLFDGTLTIEDLERTLKAVAAGPPPGRPDLSAREWPESAALHAAAFRAALLP from the coding sequence ATGAGCGACCTCGCCCGGGTTGCCGTGGTCGTGGTCAGCTACGGCGATCCGGCGCTGCTCGAACGGCACACGACCCGGGTCGCCGCGGCGCTCCGGCCCGCCCGGATCGTGGTGGTCGACAACCACTCGACCGACGCCCACCGCGCGGCGGTCCGAGCCCTCTGCGAGCGCGAGGGCTGGACCGGAGTCTTCCCGGGCACCAACACCGGCTTCGGCGCCGGCTGCAACCTGGGCGCCGCGGCCGCGCTGGCCGCGGGCGCCGAGGTGCTCCTCTTCCTCAACCCGGACGCCACGATCGACGCCGAGTCGGCGGTACGCCTCGTCGCCGCCGTCGAGGCCGAGCCGCTCCTGCTCGCCGGACCGACCGTGCTCGGCCCGGACGGGTCGGTCGCCTCTGCGGGACTCGATCTCGACCTCGACACCGGGACCATGCGCCCGTGGCGACGGCGCGCCGAGCATCCGGGGGCGGACACGCTGCCCTGGGTCACCGGGGCCTGCTTCGCGGTCACCCGTGAGCTGTGGGAGCGGCTGGCCGGCTTCGACGAGCGCTACTTCCTCTACTGGGAGGACGTCGACCTCTGCGCCCGCGTCCGGGCGTTCGGCGGCCGGGTCGCGGTCGTCGACGGTGCCACCGCGATCCACTCCGGAGGCGGAACCCAGCGCGCCGAGGGCTCCCGCGCCAAGTCGCCGGCCTACTACTACTTCAACATCCGCAACCGCGCCCTCTTCGCGCGGACCTGGCTCAGCCAGGAGCAGGAGCGGGCCTGGCGTCGCGGGGCGGTCGGGGCTGCGTACGAGATCCTGATGCGGGGTGGACGTCGTCAGCTCCTGCACCCGGTACGCCCCGTCTCCGCCGTCCTCCAGGGACTGCGCGACGGCCGCCGCGACCGGCCGGTCCGGGTCATGGAATCGGTCCGCGAGCTGCGCGCGACGACCAATCCCTACATCGTCCAGCTCGTCGAGACCCTCGGGCAGCGCGACGACACCGACGTGCTCCTGTTCAGCTTCCGGCGCGCCCTCGCGGGCCGCTACGACGTCTTCCACGTGCACTGGCCCGAGCTGCTGATGACGTCGGCGAGCACACGCCTCCGTCGCCTGGCCCGCCGCCTGCTCACCGCCGCGTTCGTCGCCCGGCTGTGGCTGACCAGGACCCCGGTCGTACGCACCTGGCACAACCTCGCCCGCCCCGACGGCCTGTCCCGCTGGGACCACCGGCTCCTGGACGCCCTCGAGCGCCGCACCCGGCACATCATCCGGCTCACCGAGCAGACCGCTCCCCCGCTCGAGGTGCCGACCTCGACGATCCTCCACGCCCACTACCGCGACTGGTTCGAGCGGATCGAGCCCGCCGCCGAGGTCACCCCGAACCCGCGGCGTGCCCTCTACTTCGGCCTGATCAAGCCCTACAAGGGCGTCGAGCAGCTTCTGGAGGCGGTCGCCGACAGTCCCGAGGCAGACCTGGACGTACGCCTCGTCGGCTCCCCAGCCGACCCCACCCTCGCCGACCGGGTCCGCGCCGCGGTATCGGCCGACCCACGGATCAGCGCCGAGCTGAGCTACGCCGACGACGCCACCCTGGCCGCCGAGATCGCCGCCGCCGCCCTGGTCGTGCTGCCCTACAAGGCGATGCACAACTCCGGCGCCCTCCTGCTCGCCCTTTCCCTCGACACCCCCGTCCTCGCCCCCGACAACGAGGTCAACCGCCGCCTCGCCGAGGAGGTCGGCGAAGGCTGGCTCCACCTCTTCGACGGCACCCTCACCATCGAGGACCTGGAACGCACGTTGAAGGCGGTCGCGGCCGGTCCGCCCCCTGGCCGCCCCGACCTGTCGGCGCGGGAGTGGCCGGAGTCCGCCGCACTCCACGCCGCAGCCTTCCGAGCCGCCCTGCTCCCCTGA
- a CDS encoding lipopolysaccharide biosynthesis protein: protein MSLGRSAARGGMVVLGGQGVRILVQVASVAVLSRLLSPRDYGLVAMVLAVIAVAEIFRDLGLSTAAVQAEELSREQQTNLWWLNTALGLGFAILAVAAAPLIAALYDEPALTTLTAALAGMFVLNGMGAQYRADLTRRMQFARLAAASTLAPLLALGVAAYAAANGAGYWALVVQQLLQGAVTLVAVGLFAGWLPGRPRRGVEMGEFLRFGWSLAGTQLINYAASNIDSVLIGTRLGAHQLGTYNRAWQLLMNPLGQLRGPTTTVALPVLSRIRDNPALTQRFVQRGQIALGYSLGAGLGLIAGAAVPVCALFLGPGWDVAGIFALLACAGLFQTLAYVGYWVYLAHGLTTELRHYTLVASVLKVVCVLVGVRYGVTGVAVGYATAHLLEWPLSLWWISRRTRLRVGPLYLGAARILLVAGAVAAAAYATAQALHGQHPGITVPVCVVAGSAAYALLLVVPPIRRDVMSLVVTVRGALGGRFSRG, encoded by the coding sequence TTGAGTCTGGGCAGGAGCGCCGCCCGGGGCGGGATGGTGGTGCTCGGCGGCCAGGGCGTACGCATCCTGGTCCAGGTCGCCTCCGTCGCGGTGCTCTCCCGGCTGCTCAGCCCACGCGACTACGGCCTGGTCGCGATGGTGCTGGCGGTCATCGCGGTCGCCGAGATCTTCCGCGACCTCGGGCTCTCGACCGCCGCGGTCCAGGCAGAGGAGCTGAGCCGCGAGCAGCAGACCAACCTGTGGTGGCTCAACACCGCCCTCGGCCTCGGCTTCGCGATCCTCGCCGTCGCGGCCGCCCCGCTCATCGCCGCCCTCTACGACGAACCGGCCCTGACGACCCTGACCGCCGCCCTGGCAGGGATGTTCGTCCTCAACGGCATGGGTGCCCAGTATCGCGCCGACCTCACCCGCCGGATGCAGTTCGCCAGGCTCGCCGCGGCCTCCACGCTGGCGCCGCTGCTGGCCCTCGGGGTCGCGGCGTACGCAGCAGCCAACGGCGCCGGCTACTGGGCCCTGGTCGTCCAGCAGCTGCTCCAGGGCGCTGTCACCCTGGTGGCCGTCGGGCTCTTCGCCGGCTGGCTCCCCGGCCGCCCGCGACGCGGGGTGGAGATGGGCGAGTTCCTGCGTTTCGGCTGGTCGCTGGCGGGGACCCAGCTGATCAACTACGCCGCCAGCAACATCGACTCCGTGCTCATCGGCACCCGCCTGGGCGCCCATCAGCTCGGCACCTACAACCGCGCCTGGCAGCTGCTGATGAACCCGTTGGGCCAGCTGCGCGGCCCCACGACCACGGTCGCGCTGCCCGTGCTGAGCCGGATCCGCGACAACCCGGCGCTGACCCAGCGGTTCGTGCAGCGCGGGCAGATCGCGCTCGGCTACAGCCTCGGCGCGGGCCTCGGCCTGATCGCCGGGGCCGCGGTACCCGTCTGCGCCCTCTTCCTCGGTCCGGGCTGGGACGTCGCCGGCATCTTCGCCCTGCTCGCCTGCGCTGGCCTCTTCCAGACGCTGGCCTACGTCGGCTACTGGGTCTACCTCGCCCATGGGCTGACCACCGAGCTGCGCCACTACACCCTGGTCGCCTCGGTGCTGAAGGTCGTCTGCGTGCTCGTCGGCGTGCGCTACGGCGTCACCGGCGTCGCGGTCGGCTACGCGACCGCCCATCTGCTGGAGTGGCCGCTGTCGCTGTGGTGGATCTCCCGCCGCACCCGGCTCCGCGTCGGACCGCTCTACCTCGGCGCTGCCCGCATCCTGCTGGTTGCCGGTGCCGTCGCGGCCGCGGCGTACGCCACCGCCCAGGCCCTCCACGGGCAGCACCCCGGGATCACGGTGCCGGTCTGCGTGGTGGCCGGGTCCGCGGCGTACGCGCTCCTGCTGGTCGTCCCGCCGATCCGCCGCGACGTGATGTCGCTGGTGGTGACGGTGCGCGGTGCGCTCGGCGGGCGATTCAGCCGCGGGTGA
- a CDS encoding glycosyltransferase family 2 protein translates to MIWVCMLTYRRPEGLAEAVGMLRTQLDLVPDARLLVIDNDEQPSAASAVAEAAAGDVRVVYVHEPTPGIAAARNRALDEAGPEAVVVFIDDDEQPSEKWLPTLLACWEETGAAAVVGPVVSHFDGPLDPWIEAGGFFRRLRHPTGTVVTTAATNNLLLDMTQVGRLRFDLGFGLSGGSDTVFTRTLSAAGGRIVWCDEAPVHDLVPADRATREWVRARASRIGNSDSRVQVHLAPSGRRPLARLRATARGLVRVLGGSARLLLGRLTGSQPHHARGTRTLLRGLGMLRGAWGSHVSEYAR, encoded by the coding sequence ATGATCTGGGTCTGCATGCTCACCTATCGGCGCCCCGAGGGGTTGGCCGAGGCGGTCGGCATGCTCCGGACCCAGCTCGATCTGGTCCCTGACGCGCGGCTGCTCGTCATCGACAACGACGAGCAGCCCAGCGCTGCCTCCGCCGTGGCGGAGGCAGCCGCGGGGGACGTACGCGTCGTCTATGTGCACGAGCCGACCCCCGGCATCGCCGCGGCCCGCAACCGGGCGCTGGACGAGGCCGGCCCCGAGGCGGTCGTCGTCTTCATCGACGACGACGAGCAGCCCTCGGAGAAGTGGCTGCCGACCCTGCTCGCGTGCTGGGAGGAGACCGGCGCCGCGGCCGTGGTCGGGCCGGTGGTCTCCCACTTCGACGGGCCGCTGGACCCGTGGATCGAGGCGGGTGGCTTCTTCCGGCGCCTCCGGCACCCGACCGGCACCGTCGTCACCACCGCGGCGACCAACAACCTCCTACTCGACATGACTCAGGTCGGCAGGCTCCGCTTCGACCTCGGCTTCGGGCTCTCCGGTGGCTCCGACACCGTCTTCACCCGCACGCTGTCGGCCGCCGGCGGCCGGATCGTGTGGTGCGACGAGGCCCCGGTGCACGACCTGGTGCCCGCGGACCGGGCGACCCGGGAATGGGTACGCGCCCGCGCCTCCCGCATCGGCAACTCCGACTCCCGGGTGCAGGTCCACCTCGCTCCGTCGGGTCGCCGCCCGCTCGCCCGGCTGCGAGCCACCGCTCGCGGCCTCGTCCGCGTCCTCGGCGGCTCCGCCCGCCTCCTCCTGGGCCGCCTGACCGGCTCGCAGCCCCACCACGCCCGCGGCACCCGCACCCTCCTCCGCGGCCTCGGAATGCTCCGCGGTGCCTGGGGCTCCCACGTGTCCGAGTACGCCCGCTAG
- a CDS encoding glycosyltransferase family 4 protein translates to MRLLVAHPSPDVYGSDLQLVETVRGLHQAGQRVTVVVPEHGPLIPLLEAAGASVEVMTFPVLRKAYLSPTGLVRLAAALMVFWVRAARLWRRVRPSRLLVNTVTIPWWILVARAARVPVVCHVHEAEDDQPRPVRLALTAPLLLATRVVANSRASRDVLVRTVKVLARRTTVVYNGVPGPESVTAARTRTPDGPLRLVLVGRLSPRKGTDVALEALAEVRRGGIDARLRVCGSVFAGYEWFEQELRVRASDSDLAGSVEFLGYVDEPARELEQADVVLVPSRVEPFGNVAVEALLAERPLVASRVQGLAEIVTDGETGLLVTPGDVHDLAEAIRRLAADPALAAELASTGRKDAEERFGAERYRDEIAAEVLG, encoded by the coding sequence ATGCGTTTGTTGGTCGCCCACCCGTCACCGGACGTCTACGGCTCCGATCTTCAGCTGGTCGAGACGGTGCGTGGGCTGCACCAGGCGGGGCAGCGGGTCACCGTGGTCGTGCCCGAGCACGGACCCCTGATCCCGCTGCTCGAGGCCGCCGGCGCGAGCGTCGAGGTGATGACGTTCCCGGTGCTGCGCAAGGCCTACCTCAGCCCCACGGGACTGGTCCGGCTGGCCGCGGCGCTGATGGTCTTCTGGGTGCGTGCGGCGCGGCTGTGGCGGCGGGTCCGGCCGAGCCGCCTGCTGGTCAACACCGTGACCATCCCGTGGTGGATCCTCGTCGCCCGCGCGGCCCGCGTCCCCGTGGTCTGCCACGTGCACGAGGCCGAGGACGACCAGCCGAGGCCCGTACGCCTCGCCCTGACCGCCCCGCTCCTGCTGGCGACCCGCGTGGTGGCCAACTCGCGGGCATCGCGCGACGTCCTCGTGCGGACGGTGAAGGTGCTGGCGCGGCGTACGACGGTCGTCTACAACGGGGTGCCCGGCCCGGAGTCCGTCACGGCGGCGCGCACCCGGACGCCGGACGGGCCGCTGCGGCTGGTGCTGGTCGGGCGGCTCTCGCCGCGCAAGGGGACCGACGTGGCCCTCGAAGCGCTCGCCGAGGTGCGCCGGGGCGGGATCGACGCCCGGCTGCGGGTGTGCGGGTCGGTCTTCGCGGGCTACGAGTGGTTCGAGCAGGAGCTCCGCGTCCGCGCCTCCGACAGCGACCTCGCCGGCAGCGTCGAGTTCCTCGGCTACGTCGACGAGCCTGCCCGAGAGCTCGAGCAGGCCGACGTGGTCCTGGTGCCCTCCCGGGTCGAGCCCTTCGGCAACGTCGCCGTCGAGGCGCTGCTCGCCGAGCGGCCGCTGGTCGCGAGCCGGGTGCAGGGGCTGGCCGAGATCGTCACCGACGGCGAGACGGGTCTCCTGGTGACCCCTGGTGACGTGCACGATCTGGCAGAAGCGATCCGGCGGCTCGCCGCCGATCCCGCCCTGGCCGCCGAATTGGCGTCCACTGGACGCAAAGACGCCGAGGAGCGCTTCGGTGCCGAGCGCTACCGAGACGAGATCGCCGCCGAGGTGCTCGGTTGA
- a CDS encoding MFS transporter codes for MPPPPDHSPKRPPVWISVASFVSSFDRFVVSPILVLVAATFGVSVGQAVAIASGYYLAYGLSQPLWGALSDRFGRVRLMQGALVGAGIAGLVSAAAPNLITLVVVRVVAGAFFGAIVPTSLTYVGDTVSATHRQRALSDLMAAMAVGTALAAAAAGITGQLAGWRVVFAVPAIVALVSAWGLRRLAEPPRATNGGVGAAFRAALSNRWVMVVGLLVFVEGGLVLGVLTLLAPALQAQGVDAARAGLAAAAYGIAVLLSSQVLKALTRRLPRWALMGIGGSALTAGYAVATLRVSVPTIIGIVIMLGVTWAFLHTSLQTWATSIVPEARGTVVACFAASLFIGSSVAAVLAGPAADHNRWHTLFTISAATAAVLTVACVLAYRAYAAREAAPRATDVATDV; via the coding sequence GTGCCTCCTCCCCCAGACCACTCACCGAAACGCCCACCGGTCTGGATCTCGGTGGCCTCGTTCGTGAGCAGCTTCGACCGGTTCGTGGTGAGCCCGATCCTGGTCCTGGTCGCGGCGACGTTCGGGGTCTCGGTGGGGCAGGCGGTGGCGATCGCGAGCGGCTACTACCTGGCGTACGGGCTGTCCCAGCCGTTGTGGGGAGCACTCTCGGACAGGTTCGGCAGGGTCCGGCTGATGCAGGGGGCGCTCGTCGGGGCGGGGATCGCGGGGCTGGTGTCGGCGGCGGCGCCGAACCTGATCACGCTGGTCGTGGTGCGGGTGGTCGCGGGGGCCTTCTTCGGGGCGATCGTGCCGACGTCACTGACGTACGTCGGCGACACCGTCTCCGCCACCCACCGGCAGCGGGCGCTCTCGGACCTGATGGCCGCGATGGCGGTCGGGACCGCGCTGGCGGCGGCCGCGGCGGGGATCACGGGTCAGCTGGCGGGATGGCGGGTCGTGTTCGCGGTACCGGCGATCGTGGCCCTGGTCAGCGCCTGGGGCCTGAGGAGGCTCGCCGAACCACCGCGAGCCACGAACGGCGGGGTCGGAGCCGCCTTCCGGGCCGCGCTGAGCAACCGCTGGGTGATGGTGGTCGGGCTGCTGGTCTTCGTCGAGGGCGGCCTGGTCCTGGGCGTGCTCACCCTCCTCGCCCCCGCCCTGCAGGCCCAGGGCGTCGACGCCGCGCGGGCGGGGCTCGCGGCCGCTGCGTACGGCATCGCGGTCCTGCTCTCCTCGCAGGTCCTCAAGGCGCTCACCCGGCGGCTCCCGCGGTGGGCGCTGATGGGGATCGGCGGCAGCGCCCTGACGGCCGGGTACGCCGTCGCGACCCTGCGCGTCTCGGTGCCCACCATCATCGGCATCGTCATCATGCTCGGGGTCACCTGGGCCTTCCTGCACACCTCGCTGCAGACCTGGGCCACCTCGATCGTCCCGGAGGCGCGCGGCACGGTCGTGGCCTGCTTCGCCGCCTCCCTCTTCATCGGCAGCTCCGTCGCAGCCGTCCTCGCCGGCCCGGCCGCCGACCACAACCGGTGGCACACCCTCTTCACCATCAGCGCCGCGACCGCCGCCGTCCTCACCGTCGCCTGCGTCCTCGCCTACCGCGCCTACGCGGCCCGCGAGGCCGCACCGCGGGCGACGGACGTCGCCACCGACGTCTAG
- a CDS encoding delta-60 repeat domain-containing protein — MKPILAVLVLVATSLTLATTSASADTAPTDTDLPTTVAADVLPTVQIDGVAWKQVIVGDIVYVGGSFTSARPAGAAAGTSETPRSNMLAYRLSTGKLITTFAPTFNGQVKDMALSPDKKLLYVAGGFTQVDGVNRYRAAAIDLATGKATSFRPVFNSTTNAVAATSSAVFYGGVFTSADKTARTKVAAVKPSDTGTGLLPMNPKVAGGNVNDIVVSSDGTKIVIGGAFTSVNGSSKPGFGLARLEVSSGSSLALPVNDEVRNGGTESAILSLESDGTSFYGTGYNYAGSGNLEGSFKADWATGKLTWLEDCHGDTYAVWPTAKTVYQASHKHGCDTSGGFPETKPRAWYHSTAITQDVRGTNIADDKYGYPDHPGTPRPEFLEWYPKWTNGTYTSAQQSTWTVTANASYVLYGGEFLKVNGVAQQGLVRFAVKDVAPNKVGPTLKGAKWALTGSSPSAGKATLKWPGNPDKDNAAVTYKLYRGSLDSTPIKTVKVSAPFWKHTAMTFTDTGRTSGSSQKYKIEAVDPLGNISRSDWVTVTIR, encoded by the coding sequence ATGAAGCCGATCCTGGCTGTGCTGGTGCTCGTGGCAACGAGCCTGACCCTGGCGACGACCTCCGCCTCCGCGGACACCGCGCCGACCGACACCGACCTGCCGACGACGGTCGCGGCCGACGTACTTCCCACCGTCCAGATCGACGGCGTCGCCTGGAAGCAGGTGATCGTCGGTGACATCGTCTACGTCGGCGGCAGCTTCACCTCCGCCCGGCCGGCGGGTGCTGCGGCCGGCACCAGCGAGACGCCGCGGTCCAACATGCTCGCCTACCGGCTCTCCACCGGGAAGCTGATCACCACCTTCGCGCCGACGTTCAACGGCCAGGTCAAGGACATGGCGCTCTCGCCCGACAAGAAGCTGCTCTACGTCGCCGGCGGCTTCACCCAGGTCGACGGCGTCAACCGCTACCGGGCCGCCGCGATCGACCTCGCGACCGGCAAGGCGACGAGCTTCCGGCCGGTCTTCAACTCGACCACCAACGCGGTCGCGGCCACGTCCAGCGCGGTCTTCTACGGCGGTGTGTTCACCTCGGCCGACAAGACGGCGCGGACGAAGGTGGCCGCGGTCAAGCCCAGCGACACCGGCACCGGCCTGCTGCCGATGAACCCGAAGGTCGCCGGTGGCAACGTCAACGACATCGTGGTCTCCTCCGACGGCACCAAGATCGTGATCGGTGGGGCGTTCACCAGCGTCAACGGCTCCTCCAAGCCGGGCTTCGGCCTGGCTCGGCTCGAGGTCTCCTCGGGCAGCTCGCTGGCGCTGCCGGTCAACGACGAGGTCCGCAACGGCGGCACCGAGTCGGCGATCCTCTCGCTCGAGTCCGACGGCACCAGCTTCTACGGCACCGGCTACAACTACGCGGGCTCCGGCAACCTCGAGGGCTCGTTCAAGGCCGACTGGGCCACCGGCAAGCTGACCTGGCTCGAGGACTGCCACGGCGACACCTACGCCGTCTGGCCGACCGCCAAGACGGTCTACCAGGCCAGCCACAAGCACGGCTGCGACACCTCCGGTGGCTTCCCGGAGACCAAGCCACGGGCTTGGTATCACTCGACCGCCATCACCCAGGACGTACGCGGCACCAACATCGCCGACGACAAGTACGGCTACCCGGACCACCCCGGCACCCCGCGCCCGGAGTTCCTGGAGTGGTACCCCAAGTGGACCAACGGCACCTACACCAGCGCCCAGCAGTCGACCTGGACCGTGACCGCCAACGCGAGCTACGTGCTGTACGGCGGTGAGTTCCTGAAGGTCAACGGCGTCGCCCAGCAGGGCCTGGTGCGGTTCGCCGTCAAGGATGTCGCCCCCAACAAGGTCGGGCCGACGCTGAAGGGGGCGAAGTGGGCGCTGACCGGCTCCTCGCCCTCCGCAGGCAAGGCCACGCTGAAGTGGCCGGGCAACCCGGACAAGGACAACGCGGCGGTGACCTACAAGCTCTACCGTGGCTCGCTCGACTCCACGCCGATCAAGACCGTGAAGGTCTCGGCCCCGTTCTGGAAGCACACCGCGATGACCTTCACCGACACCGGCCGCACCAGCGGCTCGTCGCAGAAGTACAAGATCGAGGCAGTGGACCCGCTCGGCAACATCTCCCGCTCCGACTGGGTCACGGTCACGATCAGATGA
- a CDS encoding CDP-alcohol phosphatidyltransferase family protein, producing the protein MAATGAERAPGGFRTHLQALGQAQKPSLNTAAYSRLVNRPAGRVVAAAAHTLGATPNQVTALSATLSAAGLAVLALVEPRWWTGVVVALLLAAGYVLDSSDGQLARLRGGGSRSGEWLDHTIDCFKTAGLHLAVLVSCYRFGPDSDGWLLVPLGFEVVAVVTYFGLILMPTLRPASSGSPSAAVHENPLRKWALLPMDYGAQCWMFVVLGFGMLIWWTYALVFACNAAALAVALRKWWRELRALDGPSQVSR; encoded by the coding sequence ATGGCCGCGACCGGCGCCGAACGCGCCCCCGGCGGGTTCCGTACGCACCTGCAGGCGCTGGGGCAGGCGCAGAAGCCCTCGCTCAACACCGCGGCCTACTCGCGGCTCGTCAACCGGCCCGCCGGCCGGGTTGTCGCCGCGGCCGCGCACACGCTCGGCGCGACGCCCAACCAGGTGACGGCGCTGAGCGCGACGCTCTCGGCCGCCGGCCTGGCGGTGCTCGCGCTGGTCGAGCCGCGCTGGTGGACCGGGGTCGTGGTCGCGTTGCTGCTCGCCGCTGGCTACGTGCTCGACTCCTCCGACGGCCAGCTCGCCCGGCTGCGTGGTGGCGGGTCGCGCTCGGGCGAGTGGCTCGACCACACCATCGACTGCTTCAAGACGGCCGGTCTGCACCTGGCGGTGCTCGTCTCCTGCTACCGCTTCGGTCCGGACTCCGACGGGTGGCTGCTGGTGCCGCTCGGGTTCGAGGTGGTCGCCGTGGTGACGTACTTCGGGCTGATCCTGATGCCGACCCTGCGCCCCGCCTCCTCCGGGTCGCCGTCGGCGGCGGTCCACGAGAACCCGCTGCGCAAGTGGGCGCTGCTGCCGATGGACTACGGCGCGCAGTGCTGGATGTTCGTGGTGCTCGGGTTCGGGATGCTCATCTGGTGGACCTACGCGCTGGTCTTCGCCTGCAACGCCGCCGCGCTGGCCGTCGCGCTGCGCAAGTGGTGGCGTGAGCTGCGGGCGCTGGACGGCCCCTCGCAGGTGTCGCGATGA
- a CDS encoding right-handed parallel beta-helix repeat-containing protein has protein sequence MRLLAVPPGPSRILVLGISAVATVVALSSTYVLTRAQDEDPAPRTERNYANLPPDDFGGPVTLTPAPSSSASPSASSTSSVRPSPGATPRTRSSDPANRSGDRPTGQEPREGEPLGSPPPGAGSPGPRDTGVPPKKKLRTHRGDLIIRTPGQVVDGLEVHGRIQVEAPNVTIRNTLVIVPTGSETAGISNNNDRGAGMLVSNVEVRAENAAPGVNGVVGHDFTLQNSEVHHVTDQVHITGSNVTVRDNWFHDNYHFESDPYQDGGASHDDSIQIIGGSNITIADNRFTGAYNAGVQITQSIGDVSDVTIRDNLLGGGGCTVNVAEKSRGPIRGVEIRDNRFLSDQRIDGCAIIHPSSTKISHSGNVWDDTGRPVTLTRG, from the coding sequence ATGCGTCTCTTGGCTGTCCCGCCCGGCCCGTCCCGGATCCTCGTCCTCGGCATCTCCGCGGTCGCCACCGTCGTCGCGCTGTCCTCCACCTATGTCCTGACCAGGGCTCAGGACGAGGACCCAGCGCCGCGTACGGAGCGGAACTACGCCAACCTGCCGCCCGACGACTTCGGCGGACCGGTGACCTTGACGCCGGCCCCGTCCTCGTCGGCGTCGCCGTCGGCCTCCTCGACCAGCTCGGTCAGGCCCTCGCCCGGCGCGACCCCGAGGACGCGGTCCTCGGACCCGGCGAACCGGTCCGGTGACCGGCCGACCGGGCAGGAGCCGCGCGAGGGCGAGCCGCTGGGTTCACCACCCCCGGGAGCAGGCTCGCCGGGGCCGCGCGACACCGGCGTACCTCCGAAGAAGAAGCTGCGCACCCACCGCGGCGACCTGATCATCAGGACTCCCGGACAGGTGGTCGACGGTCTCGAGGTGCACGGCCGGATCCAGGTCGAGGCGCCGAACGTGACGATCCGCAACACCTTGGTGATCGTGCCGACCGGCTCCGAGACCGCCGGGATCTCCAACAACAACGACCGCGGCGCCGGGATGCTGGTCAGCAACGTCGAGGTGCGGGCCGAGAACGCCGCCCCGGGCGTCAACGGAGTGGTCGGCCACGACTTCACCCTGCAGAACTCGGAGGTCCACCACGTCACCGACCAAGTGCACATCACCGGCAGCAACGTGACCGTGCGCGACAACTGGTTTCACGACAACTACCACTTCGAGAGCGACCCGTACCAGGACGGCGGCGCCTCCCACGACGACTCGATCCAGATCATCGGTGGCAGCAACATCACGATCGCGGACAACCGCTTCACCGGTGCCTACAACGCCGGTGTGCAGATCACCCAGAGCATCGGCGACGTCAGCGACGTCACGATCCGCGACAACTTGCTCGGCGGGGGTGGCTGCACCGTCAACGTCGCCGAGAAGAGCCGTGGCCCGATCCGCGGCGTGGAGATCCGCGACAACCGGTTCCTCAGCGACCAGCGTATCGACGGCTGCGCGATCATCCACCCGTCCTCCACGAAGATCAGCCACTCCGGCAACGTCTGGGACGACACCGGCCGCCCGGTGACGCTCACCCGCGGCTGA